A stretch of Deltaproteobacteria bacterium DNA encodes these proteins:
- a CDS encoding glycosyltransferase family 2 protein codes for MKTLTTMSEKRAVWPAVKPDISVIIPMYNAAETIRDCLESILSSQGVRYEVIVVNDASTDHSLAIALEFPCTVISLASNIMAANCRNLGARHAQSDILMFFDADQLMQADTLHCFVNVLHANPEMDAVVGSFAAHTPRSGFFSKFKNLRHHHVHQTANPEGRTLASGLMAIRKSTFDLYGGFEPAYQAASIEDIALGYKLRRNNHRILFRGDIQVVHLKSYTFIDLLVSDIFHRAIPWIEVMIRDRIWNNNLNTKIGNIACVVVSWLMPPLVVISGIQSSGIVVAACIILIWTLNRGLLRAAFTSCGFVFLIQSLLFIPFMYCYQGLGAMAGLACYAFGHSIIGKRPVAETRYEIFQGG; via the coding sequence GCGAAAAGAGAGCAGTATGGCCGGCCGTCAAACCGGATATCAGTGTTATTATACCGATGTATAATGCTGCCGAAACGATACGGGATTGTCTGGAGTCGATCTTGTCCAGTCAAGGTGTACGTTACGAGGTGATCGTCGTGAACGATGCTTCGACCGATCATTCTTTGGCCATTGCCCTAGAGTTCCCCTGCACAGTCATCTCGTTAGCATCCAATATTATGGCCGCCAACTGCCGCAACCTTGGGGCACGTCACGCCCAAAGCGATATCCTGATGTTTTTCGATGCAGACCAGCTGATGCAAGCGGATACTTTGCACTGTTTTGTCAATGTGCTGCATGCAAACCCCGAGATGGATGCCGTGGTCGGTTCATTCGCGGCCCATACACCGAGGTCAGGTTTCTTTTCCAAGTTTAAGAATCTCCGCCATCACCATGTGCATCAGACAGCGAACCCAGAGGGCCGGACGCTGGCGAGCGGGTTGATGGCCATTCGCAAGAGCACTTTTGATCTCTATGGCGGGTTCGAACCTGCTTATCAAGCCGCGAGCATTGAGGATATAGCCTTGGGCTACAAGCTACGCCGGAACAATCATCGGATCCTCTTTCGCGGTGATATTCAGGTGGTACACTTGAAGAGCTACACGTTCATTGACTTGTTAGTGTCCGATATTTTCCATCGAGCGATCCCATGGATAGAAGTGATGATCCGTGATCGCATCTGGAACAATAATCTCAATACGAAGATCGGAAATATTGCCTGCGTGGTGGTGTCCTGGCTGATGCCCCCGCTGGTGGTTATTTCTGGTATCCAGAGTAGCGGCATTGTAGTCGCGGCGTGCATTATCCTGATCTGGACACTGAATCGTGGCTTGCTTCGTGCGGCGTTCACCTCCTGCGGGTTCGTGTTCCTCATTCAGTCATTACTTTTTATTCCATTTATGTATTGTTATCAGGGCCTTGGAGCGATGGCCGGTTTGGCTTGCTATGCTTTCGGCCACTCGATCATTGGCAAGCGGCCAGTTGCTGAGACGAGGTATGAGATTTTTCAGGGTGGATAG